One part of the Truepera radiovictrix DSM 17093 genome encodes these proteins:
- a CDS encoding FAD-dependent oxidoreductase produces the protein MSAPASTRPHDLLVVGAGLAGSELALTCARAGLDVLLVTTSLDTVCNLFGDGASLRPPPGTVLAELVAGLLEAQEAQLQPDGSVYVGAWALHRRAKWALETHPKLHLLQSSVSALKLEAGRVVGVATWEGVDRLARCVALCAGSFLGARLRVGELTEAAGRLSEMAYDELFSDLRARGVAFERTERAAPASSGALPYTVSFHHLSAAAWDPETFAVPALPGLYAAGVCAVGELGYEAAAEQGRALAERLVVRLHPAGPR, from the coding sequence TTGAGCGCCCCCGCCTCTACTCGTCCGCACGACCTGCTCGTCGTCGGTGCGGGCCTCGCGGGGAGCGAACTCGCGCTGACGTGCGCGCGCGCTGGCCTCGACGTGCTGCTCGTGACGACGAGTTTGGACACGGTGTGTAACCTTTTCGGCGACGGCGCGAGCCTCCGGCCGCCGCCGGGGACCGTGTTGGCGGAGCTTGTAGCGGGGCTTTTGGAGGCGCAAGAAGCCCAGCTGCAACCCGACGGCAGCGTCTACGTCGGTGCGTGGGCGCTCCACCGGCGCGCCAAGTGGGCGCTCGAGACGCACCCTAAGCTGCACCTGTTGCAGTCGAGCGTCTCGGCGCTCAAGCTCGAGGCGGGGCGGGTCGTCGGGGTCGCGACGTGGGAGGGGGTCGACCGCTTGGCGCGGTGTGTCGCCCTCTGCGCGGGGAGCTTTTTGGGCGCGCGCCTCAGGGTCGGCGAGCTGACCGAGGCCGCCGGCAGGCTCTCCGAGATGGCCTACGACGAGCTGTTTAGTGACCTCCGCGCGCGCGGCGTGGCCTTCGAGCGCACCGAGCGCGCGGCCCCGGCGAGCAGCGGGGCGCTCCCCTACACGGTGTCGTTTCACCACCTGAGCGCGGCAGCCTGGGACCCGGAGACGTTCGCCGTGCCCGCCCTGCCCGGCCTCTACGCCGCCGGGGTCTGCGCCGTGGGCGAGCTCGGCTACGAGGCGGCGGCCGAACAGGGGCGGGCGCTTGCGGAACGGCTCGTGGTGAGGTTGCACCCAGCGGGGCCGCGCTAG